The following nucleotide sequence is from Streptomyces pactum.
CGCGACGACATCTACCGCTGCGGTCGCCGGCCGGAGGTGTACAGCAACGACTTCACCCCGGCGGCGCTGCCGTGGTGGCTGCGGCGCCTGGGGGCGGAACCGGCGGCCGGGCCGCAGGAGGAGACGGTCGCCGACGTGGCGTGGGCGCTGAGCCGCATCCGGGACCCGGGTGCCCTCGCCACCAGCAGGCTGGTCGGCTCCCCCGCCACGCCGACGGTGAGCGCCCTCCAGGCGTGGCTGTACGAGGCGGTGCTGGAGCTGGGCACCGCCGAGGAGCAGGCCGACGCCGAGGCGGGCGCCATCCTGCAGTCCTACTACCTGGGCCGGGCCGGCAACCACCACCGGGTGGCGACCCGGCTCCACCTCAGCCGGGCCACCTACTTCCGCCGGCTCCGGCGCGGCCTGGAGGTGCTGGCCACCCGGCTGGCGTCGACCGGGCGACGGACCTGAGCCCGCGATCGTGCGAACGGGCGACGCGGACCTGAGCGCGCGGACGACGGACCGGGCCCGCGGTCGGGCGCCCGGCCGGCACCCATGGGCCGGGGTGGGGGCCCGCTCGCACCCCGCGGGGCCGGGCCCTGCGGGCGGAGGGACGTGAGGGGCATACCGGGCAGGCCGGCGGCGGATGCCAGGGCAGGCCGCAGCCGCGACAGCGGGCACGAGGACGGCAGGGAAGAGAAACGGGCAGCGAAGAGAAACGGCAGGCCGGAACGTCGGCCTGCCGCCGTTTCGGGGGTGGCCGACATCACCCGGCGACGGACCGCCGCCGGGTGGTGGTCACCGCCGCCGAAGTCAGCCCTTGGCCGCGGACGGCTTTCCCGGGGCCGTGCCCGAAGCGGCCTTGCCCGTGCCCGCGGCGGACGCGCCCGCCTTCGGGCCCGGCTCGGGCTCGACCTCGAAATCGACCTTCTTCATGTGCTTGTTCATGGACTTCATCAGCATCCACACCGCGACGCCGATGACCGCGAACACGAGGAAGCCGAGCACACCCGGCGTCACCTTGTTCTTGTCCAGTTCCTTGGCGAGCTGGACAACCGGGGCCGCGTGGGTCAGGGCGAGGGAGCTGGTCGCGCTCATCATGGGGTCAATTGTTGCGGATACCCGCGAAGAGGTCGTCCTCGGGGAGGGATGTCTCCACCAAAGACCTGGCCAGCTCGTACTCCTCGGTCGGCCAGACCTCCTTCTGGATCTCCATCGGGACCCGGAACCAGCCGCCGTCGGGGTCGATCTGGGTGCGGTGGGCGATCAGCGCCTTGTCCCGGATCTCGAAGAAGTCCGCGCACGGCACGAACGTGGTCAGCGTCCGCTCCCGCTTCTCGAAGTCCTTCCAGCGCTCCAGCCACTCCCCGTACGGCGACTCCAGGCCGCGCGCCAGCAGCGCCTCGTGCAGCGCGGTGGTGCGGGGCCGGTTGAAGCCCTGGTTGTAGTAGAGCTTCTGCGGCTGCCAGGGCTCACCGGTGCCCGGGTACTTCTCCGGGTCCCCGGCGGCGTCGAAGGCCACCATGGTGATCTTGTGGGTCATGATGTGGTCGGGGTGCGGGTAGCCGCCGTTCTCGTCGTAGGTGGTGATCACCTGCGGCCGGAACTCGCGGATCAGCTTCACCAGCCGGCCGGCGGCCTCGTCCACGTCCTCCAGCGCGAAGCAGCCCTCCGGCAGCGGGGGCAGCGGGTCGCCCTCGGGCAGGCCGGAGTCCACGAACCCCAGCCACTCCTGCTTGACGCCGAGGATCTCGCGGGCCTCGTCCATCTCCTTGGCCCGGACCTCGTGGATGTTCTTCTCGATGTACTCGTCACCCTGGAGCTTCGGGTTGAGGATGGAGCCGCGCTCCCCGCCCGTGCAGGTGACGACCAGCACATCCACCCCCTCGGACACGTACTTCGCCATGGTGGCCGCGCCCTTGCTCGACTCGTCGTCGGGGTGGGCGTGCACAGCCATCAGTCGCAACTGCTCAGTCAAGGCTCGATCCTCAGTCATCGAAGGGTCGGTCGGTGCGGTCGTGGTGCGGGTGGGTGCGGCAGCGGCCGTCGGCCGGCCTTCGGGCCGGGGGTGTCCGGGAGGGACCCTCGGGCGGCTTCTATAGTGACCCAGACCGGTGAGAAAAAATTCCGGTCCCGGTCGAGGAGGACGATCATGGCGACGGGTCGATCAGACCTTCCGGAGGGGCGGTACGGCCGGTCCGGCGACGAGCGCGCCGACCGGAAGCTGAAGATCGCCGGCGCGGTCTTCGGCGCGGCGCTGCTCGGCGTGGTCGGCTGGTCCGGCTACTCCTACATCGCCGGTGAGGACGTCAGCGGACGGGTGATCGGTTTCCAGGTGGTCTCCGACGATTCCATCAAGGTCCACCTGGAGGTCCGCAAGGACAAGGGCGCCACCGGCGTGTGCACGCTGCGCTCCCGCTCCGAGGACGGCGCCGAGGTGGGCGTCAAGGACTTCACCTTCGACCAGCGCACCGAGCAGGTGGACGAGATCGTCACGCTGCGCACCACCCACCGGGCGACCACCGCCGAGCTGATCGACTGCAAGGCGGCCGACGGAAGCTGATCGCGCGCCCCGGCGCGCCGTACCGCCCCTGAGGCGTACGGCGGGCGCACGTGCCGCCCGGTGAGCGCCGGCGTGGCGCGGGGGCGCCCCGGACCACGCCGCACCCCACCCGGTGTCCCCCGCCCGGAGCAGTCGCGGCCGCCGCCGCACGGCGCCCCCGGCCCCCCGGCGGCGGTGGTTCCGGTTCGGCGGCGCGGACGGCGGGAGCCGGGCAACGCCGCCGGTGACAGGGGTCGCGGGGCCGGTTCCGGGGCTCTGGCACACCCCACCG
It contains:
- the mca gene encoding mycothiol conjugate amidase Mca, which produces MTEQLRLMAVHAHPDDESSKGAATMAKYVSEGVDVLVVTCTGGERGSILNPKLQGDEYIEKNIHEVRAKEMDEAREILGVKQEWLGFVDSGLPEGDPLPPLPEGCFALEDVDEAAGRLVKLIREFRPQVITTYDENGGYPHPDHIMTHKITMVAFDAAGDPEKYPGTGEPWQPQKLYYNQGFNRPRTTALHEALLARGLESPYGEWLERWKDFEKRERTLTTFVPCADFFEIRDKALIAHRTQIDPDGGWFRVPMEIQKEVWPTEEYELARSLVETSLPEDDLFAGIRNN
- a CDS encoding DUF4307 domain-containing protein; its protein translation is MATGRSDLPEGRYGRSGDERADRKLKIAGAVFGAALLGVVGWSGYSYIAGEDVSGRVIGFQVVSDDSIKVHLEVRKDKGATGVCTLRSRSEDGAEVGVKDFTFDQRTEQVDEIVTLRTTHRATTAELIDCKAADGS